From the Devosia sp. FJ2-5-3 genome, the window GCGCCGCGGATCTTGAAGGAGAACACCGGCTGTTCGTCCTCGCGCTTGAGCAGGATAGTCTGCCCCAGACGCTCGGAGAGGCGCTTCATCTTCTCGAGCGGGGTCTGCTCGGCCACTTCATAGACGGACGAGGAGAGAATCTTGCGGACATAATCGTGCATGGCGGGCTCCGGATCGGCAGTGGGGACAAAGGCCTGCCGTCGGCAAAAGTCAACACCAGGGCTTACGCGCTGAGCAATTGCCAGGTCTGATAACCGGCCAGGCACAGCACCAGCGTGCCGACCAGCAGCATCAGTTTTTGCGCCGGGATGATCCGCACCACGAACCCGGCCAGCGGCGCTGCCAGCACGCCGCCCACCACCAGCCCGCCCACCGACCAGGCATGGTCGGCAAGGCCCTCCGCATCCTGCCAATGGCCGGTCAGCAGCGCGACGACGAAAGCCGCCGAAACGGCAGTGGTGACGAAGAATTCGACGCAATTGACCGTGCCGACGACATAGCGCGGCGCCGCGCCGCCCCCGATCAGGCTCGAGGTGACGATCGGTCCCCAGCCGCCGCCGCCTGCGGCGTCGACAAAGCCGCCGACCACGCCCAGGGGCATAACCACACGCTTGCGCGGCTCCTTGTAGGCCGGGCGCACGCGCAGGGCGCGGTAGAGGATGTAGACGCCGAGCAGGGCGAGATAGGTCGTCACCCAGGGGCGCAGCACCGCGCCGTCGATCGAGGTCAGCACATAGGCGCCCAGCACGCCCCCGATCACACCGGCCGGGGCCAGTCGCCAGAACAGGCGCCAATTGACGTTTTTGTGGGTCACATGGCTCGTGGCCGAAGCGGCCGTGGTGAACATTTCGGCGGCATGGACGCTGGCCGAGGCTGCGGCCGGCGACACGCCGAAGGCCAGCAGCATGGTGGAACTGACCACGCCATAGGCCATGCCCAGCGCGCCATCAACGATCTGGGCCAGGAAGCCCACCATCGCGAAAATCAGGAATTCTTCCGGCAAATCGCCCCCCAACCTGTCCGGGCTGCAGTGGCGTCCCGTGCTGGGGGAACGTGCGTGCCCCCAGCCAGTTGCAGTTCTAGGGCCGCAGCGGCGGCCAGGAAATGGATCAGCGCACGATCAGCGTGCCGGCGCCGAATTCGGTGAACAGTTCCACCAGCACCACATGCGGCTGCTTGCCATTGAGGATCACCACGCCCTCGACGCCGTTTTCGAGCGCCTCGAGGCAGGTTTCCACCTTGGGAATCATGCCGCCCGAAATGGTGCCATCGGCGATCAGCGCCTTGGCGTCGCGCACCGTCAGCTCGGGGATCAGCTTCTTGTTGGCGTCGAGCACGCCGTCGACGTCGGTCAGGAACAGGAGGCGCTTGGCGCCGAGCGATCCGGCAATGGCGCCGGCAAAGGTATCGGCGTTGATATTGTAGGTGGCGCCGTCACGGCCCGGGGCGACCGGAGCGATGACCGGGATCATTTCGGAACGGGCCAGGGTGTCGAGCAGGGTGCGGTCGACTTCGACCGGCTCGCCAACAAACCCGAGATCGAGCACGCGCTCGATATTGGAGCCGGGGTCCTTGACGGTCTTTTCCGCCTTTTTCGCAAAGACCATGTTGCCGTCCTTGCCGCAGAGGCCGATGGCCCATTCGCCTTCGGCATTGATCAGCGCGACGATTTCCTTGTTGATCGAGCCGGCCAGAACCATCTCGACGATTTCCATGGTCCGGGCATCGGTGACGCGCAGCCCGCCCTCGAATTTGGACTCGATGCCGAGGTTCTTCAGCATGGAGGCGATCTGGGGGCCACCACCATGGACCACGATCGGATTGACGCGGGATTGTTTAAGCAGCGCGATATCGCGGGCAAAGGCGCGGCCGAGCTCGATATTGCCCATGGCGTGGCCGCCATATTTGACGACGACAGTCTTGCCCTCATAGCGCTGCATATAGGGCAGGGCCTGGGCGAGGATACCGGCGTCGTGGCTGAACCGATCGGTGGAGGCTTGGTCGGACATGGGTAGGCGTTTCCCTGGCTAGGCCTGCAGTCGGGCAATGGGTCTAGTCTATTTGCTCTTCGGTTTAAATCGGCAAGCCCGACAAAATCATGTCGGATGATCCGATTGTCCCCCGATTGCGTATTCTCTCCCAAACCGCACACGCCCGCATTATTGTGTGGGCCTCGGAGGCTTGCCGAATATGACCATGCAACCGGCTGCTCGGGAAGTGGCAGATTTGATTGCACGCTGCGCCCTGCGCGACAGGGACGCCTTCCGCCACCTCTATGACCGCACCAGCGCGAAACTTTTCGGCGTCGTGCTGCGTATCTTGCGGGACAGGGGGGAGGCCGAAGAGGCCGTTCAGGAAGTCTATGTCAAGATTTGGCAGCGGGCCGGTCAGTATATGCCCGGCCAGACGAGCCCGATCAGCTGGCTGGTGGCGGTCGCGCGCAATCACGCGCTCGACATGCTGCGGGCCCGCCGGCCCGCGACGGACGATATTGATCAGGTCCTCGATCTGGCGGACGATATGCCCACGCCTGATCGGGTCGCCGAAACGAATGAAGATGGGCAGCGGATCACGAAATGCCTCGCCACGCTCGATCCTGAACGAGCCGAGGCGGTGCGGGGCGCCTATCTCGATGGCTTCAGCTACGAGGAGCTGGCGCAGCGCTATGCGGTGCCGCTCAATACGATGCGAACATGGCTGCGCCGCAGCCTTTTAAAACTGCGAGAGTGTTTGACGGCATGAGCACGGGTTCACAAGACAGCAAAGGGCAGGGCGGCTCCCCGCTCGTGGCCGAATATGTGCTCGGTCTGCTCGACAGTGCCGAA encodes:
- a CDS encoding sulfite exporter TauE/SafE family protein, translating into MVGFLAQIVDGALGMAYGVVSSTMLLAFGVSPAAASASVHAAEMFTTAASATSHVTHKNVNWRLFWRLAPAGVIGGVLGAYVLTSIDGAVLRPWVTTYLALLGVYILYRALRVRPAYKEPRKRVVMPLGVVGGFVDAAGGGGWGPIVTSSLIGGGAAPRYVVGTVNCVEFFVTTAVSAAFVVALLTGHWQDAEGLADHAWSVGGLVVGGVLAAPLAGFVVRIIPAQKLMLLVGTLVLCLAGYQTWQLLSA
- the argB gene encoding acetylglutamate kinase; this encodes MSDQASTDRFSHDAGILAQALPYMQRYEGKTVVVKYGGHAMGNIELGRAFARDIALLKQSRVNPIVVHGGGPQIASMLKNLGIESKFEGGLRVTDARTMEIVEMVLAGSINKEIVALINAEGEWAIGLCGKDGNMVFAKKAEKTVKDPGSNIERVLDLGFVGEPVEVDRTLLDTLARSEMIPVIAPVAPGRDGATYNINADTFAGAIAGSLGAKRLLFLTDVDGVLDANKKLIPELTVRDAKALIADGTISGGMIPKVETCLEALENGVEGVVILNGKQPHVVLVELFTEFGAGTLIVR
- a CDS encoding sigma-70 family RNA polymerase sigma factor; the protein is MQPAAREVADLIARCALRDRDAFRHLYDRTSAKLFGVVLRILRDRGEAEEAVQEVYVKIWQRAGQYMPGQTSPISWLVAVARNHALDMLRARRPATDDIDQVLDLADDMPTPDRVAETNEDGQRITKCLATLDPERAEAVRGAYLDGFSYEELAQRYAVPLNTMRTWLRRSLLKLRECLTA